One Nitrospira sp. genomic window, CGGAGCTACATTCTCCGTCTGAGTCTCTGGGCAGCACTCACCGGCTTAGTGTTTGCTCTCTTGGCCGGTCTCTTTCTATTCAACATGCTTACAAGGAGGCTAGGTAAGCTAGCCTCGACAATGGAAACTTTGGCGAAGAACGATTTTTCAGAGGCGCTAGAGGTAACTCCGCAGGATTCTATACCAGAGCGCCACAGTGATGAAATTGATCGCCTGCGGACGACATTCAATCGGATGGTACAACGAATTCTCCAGCAGGTGGCCACTCTGAAACAGACGGACATGCTTCGGCGTGAATTGGTGGCCAACGTGTCGCATGATTTGCGGACTCCTCTGGCATCCCTTCATGGGTATTTGGAAACGTTACTGATGAAAGAAGGAGCACTTACACGAGATGAACATCGGAACTTTTTGGACATCGCACTTAAACAAAGCGAACGGCTTAGTGAACTTGTGGGGGAACTCTTTGAATTGGCTCGGTTAGATTCTCGTGAAGCTCGCATTCAATGCGAACAATTTTCTTTAGCCGAGCTCGTCCAGGATGTGTGTCAAAAGTTTCTCCTCACTGTCGCAAACAAGGGGATAGTCCTAAAGAGTAGTTTTCCAGATGATCTTCCATTTGTGGAGGCCGATATCGGCCTCATCGAGCGGGCGTTAGAAAATATAATCCATAATGCTACCCGCTACACAGCAAGCGGTGGTTCGATTGCGATCTCGTTAAGCCACGAAGCCAGCTCGGTCACAGTACGCATTTCTGATACTGGCTGTGGTATCGCTGCTGGGCACCTACTTCATATTTTTGATCGCTTTTATAGAGCGAATCGACAAAATCAGTCAGGAGGAGCCGGGCTCGGGCTGGCCATCACTAAGCGAATTATCGAGCTACATGGAAGCACAATTCGTGCGGAGAGTACGCCAAACGTCGGAACTATCATCATCTTTGAGTTACCCACTGCTCATTCCTAGTCTCTGTTGTTCCAAGCCCTAATGGGCCGGTCCAACACCCTGCGTGATACAAATGTGACAATTTCGTGAGACCTCCGTGAAGAGGGATGACTATGCTAAACATGTATTGTGTTAGGCAGCGTTTTCAAACGAAAAGGAGAACAGACTTATGAAGAGAATCAGTCAATTTGGTATGGTTGCGCTTCTATTATGTTTCCTGCCAACCTTGTCTGTAGCAAGTGAGTCTGCCGTGGATCGCGAGAAGCTCTTAAAGGATTCCGGCGTCTATGCAACGTTTGCCGTGTTCAAGATGGGAGAACACTGGTGGCAGGTGGATCATGAAGCACGTGTCAAGGCGGCCTCCGAAGTGAAAAAGGTGTTCGAGAAGCACGCCGATAAGTTAGTAGTCGATACGCATTTGCTTCGTGGTCTGTCCGAGAGAGCCGATTTCCTTGTCAGGATTCACTCGAAAGAGATGGTTCATAATCAAAACTTCCTGATAGACCTCATGGGCACCACTATGGGGATGGACTTGAAGAATACCGACACCTTCAATGGCATCACCAAAACCCTAAATTATGTCCCTAGCTTCCCAGAAGAACTGAAGGGGGAGTTGAAGACACCACCACCTCAGGGCAGCCCATACGTTATAGTGGTTCCTATACGCAAGGACGCAGAGTGGTGGATTTCTGGACAAGACACCCGAACGGGCCTGATGAAGGAACACACGGATGCGACGGTCGCATACTTGAAGACGGTGAAACGGAAGCTCTATCACTCCAGCGGGTTGGATGATTGGGATTTCATTACCTACTTTGAAACATCCAAGCTGGATGATTTCAACAATCTTGTGACTGGATTGCTCAAGGTCAAGGAGAACCGTCATAACAAGCGTTTCGGTGATCCTCTCCTGTTGGGGACCATTCGACCATTGGATGAAATCCTCGATATTCTCAGTCGTTAGTCCATTCCCCTCGCACGTTCGACAACACGGTGACCACCTGGGAACAGGTGGTCACTTCTATGCCAGTACGCACAAATCCCCACTTCTAATATTTAGTTTATAGCCTCTATATGGCCCCACCCTGTCACCACCTGTTGGCTTCTCAGGGGGTGAAAGGGTGGGAATACAGGGTTATTTTCAAATGGTGACGGCGATGCGCTAGCTTGGCCGTCCCCTTGGTGAATTACTGGCCTATGCAGAGTTGAGATGAAGACTTTTTCTGACCAGGATTATCAAATAGACGCGAAATATGCTGACCACGAAGGCCCGCCGGCCGCTCCGGACTGCCGGGGCCGGACGGCCGGGGGGCTCGGGGGCGCAGCCCCCGCTTCACTTGATTCATATAGTCAAAGTAGGACAGATTACTGATGCTGCTAGTTCGGTATGGATGGAGTTATTTCCCTGCCGCGCCTACGCAACGACTGATTACTCAAGACTGAATGCGCTGAACATAAATATGCTACCTTTGCGTGCCGACCGTCCTAACTATTGTGGCATGGCCACAATCCTATAAGGAAAGGCTTCCTCGTGGAATCGTGGAACCAATTACTTAAAGATCCAGCAAGCTATTGCTTCAGTCTTGGAGTGGGCGCGATTCTCGGGGTGTGGTGGGCGAGGATGACGCCTGCTCAATCCAACGTCACTCTCGTGATCGGCGTGCTGGCAATTAGTGCGGCCGTTGCCTTCAAAACCGGAGGACTGCCACCTTTAGTCCGGGGACTTTGGATCGGCGCAGCGCTGTGCTTGGTGGGGCTATTTGTCAATTACCAACTATGGACCCCGCGTGCGGAAACGCTCGATGCAAAGAGGGTAGTTCTAGCCCAGGTCGAGAACGCAGAGTATCGAGAACTTGTGGTTCAGGTAATCCATGCCTTTGAACCACATGCTTACATTTCGGTAGCGGGGGCAGTACTCGGCCCTGACGGAGCACGGACGGTGGATATTCAGGTGTGGCCGGTCAGCGGTGGGGTCCGGGGACCAACAGTCATTGATGTTATTGATCGACCAGACGCCAAACCTGTGGGCATCGATGCTATTGATATAGCTGACTCCAAGCGTCGCGACGTTCGAGCTAAAGCGATGTTGTTGTGCAGTAACACCGGCTTTGATGCCTTGGCTATTCAGAAAGCAAAGCGCGCCAACATTGGGTTAATTTCCGTTTTAAAACATGGGGACAAGCGAATCAGAGGCAGGATAGTAGAGGAAATATATCTGCGAAGAGTGAACGTGAGCCCATTTACTGTGGATTACGAAGGCGCAAGCACGGACGATTTGGAAACACTACGCCAATACATGACGGCGACCCATAATGTGACATATATGGGTGGGTCAGTTGCTAGTTGGCTGCAACAGCGTGCTTTAATGATTATCTCTAACAATCCAGAAGTAGAACAGCCACTTATTGCCCGGTTTGATCTCAAAAAACCCACGGAATTTCTTGTACAAGGTCATCAAGTGAATCTGCGAGCACTCTCTATTCGTTTTCACCCGCGAGTGCAGTGGCTATCTCAAATTGTCACACTAGACGCTAAGAACGGCATCTACGACTATGTTCGAGGCCGTGTGCGACTTGCCGCTGGGTCTAATTCATACGTCATCGAAGGTGTGAACTTTGACACAGCGAAACCGATGGCTTCGCCACCACCAGTGTCTGGCATTGGCGTTGGTTTACATCCTGGAGAAGTTGATATAACGCTTTTGATGATAGAGGGACTTGACCTGCCACAAGGAACACAAATCCCTAAGTTGGAGGAATTGGTGAAACCTGATGATTTATCGATGACAATAACGGGGTCTCAACTGGCACCTTAGGTCTTTAGACCGTTGGCATTCCCGTTTGAATGATAATTACCATTTGTTATGAGTGGCAATGCAAACTGAAGCGTCCGACTGGGATACAGCGCGGGGAGCCACAATACAAAGGGGGCTGACGGAATAACACCGCCAGCCCCTTCTCTTTTTGCCTGATCTTTCTTACCTCTTCACTAGGACGACTGTTTAGGCAAGGGCTTCGAAACAACTCCACTCTTCAAAACAATCTCGCAAATATGATCGAGCCGCTCGATGTGTTCATAGGCTCCCCAAGGGT contains:
- a CDS encoding HAMP domain-containing protein — encoded protein: MSRSLYGKLALVLLFLFCAVGILYTLLTVFTTRMYQQEVNQKLNRALARNIVADQLLSSQGEVSPYALKELFHLLMVVNPSIEMYLLNANGVIVNFSAPAEKVKRSSVSLEPIHHFLSKADTYPILGDDPRDVTRKKVFSVSAIPLHGQPTGYLYIVLGGEEYDSVADMLQRSYILRLSLWAALTGLVFALLAGLFLFNMLTRRLGKLASTMETLAKNDFSEALEVTPQDSIPERHSDEIDRLRTTFNRMVQRILQQVATLKQTDMLRRELVANVSHDLRTPLASLHGYLETLLMKEGALTRDEHRNFLDIALKQSERLSELVGELFELARLDSREARIQCEQFSLAELVQDVCQKFLLTVANKGIVLKSSFPDDLPFVEADIGLIERALENIIHNATRYTASGGSIAISLSHEASSVTVRISDTGCGIAAGHLLHIFDRFYRANRQNQSGGAGLGLAITKRIIELHGSTIRAESTPNVGTIIIFELPTAHS
- a CDS encoding chlorite dismutase family protein → MKRISQFGMVALLLCFLPTLSVASESAVDREKLLKDSGVYATFAVFKMGEHWWQVDHEARVKAASEVKKVFEKHADKLVVDTHLLRGLSERADFLVRIHSKEMVHNQNFLIDLMGTTMGMDLKNTDTFNGITKTLNYVPSFPEELKGELKTPPPQGSPYVIVVPIRKDAEWWISGQDTRTGLMKEHTDATVAYLKTVKRKLYHSSGLDDWDFITYFETSKLDDFNNLVTGLLKVKENRHNKRFGDPLLLGTIRPLDEILDILSR